One Mycolicibacterium sarraceniae genomic window carries:
- the bfr gene encoding bacterioferritin yields MQGDPEVLRLLNEQLTSELTAINQYFLHSKMQDNWGFTELAKHTRDESFDEMRHAEAITDRILLLDGLPNYQRLGSLRIGQSLREQFESDLAIEYEVVARLKPAIVVCREKLDSTTANLFEEIVADEEHHIDYLETQLELMDKLGVELYSAQCVSRPPS; encoded by the coding sequence ATGCAAGGTGACCCGGAAGTTCTGCGCCTGCTCAACGAGCAGCTCACCAGCGAACTGACCGCGATCAATCAGTACTTCCTGCATTCGAAGATGCAGGACAATTGGGGCTTCACGGAGCTGGCCAAACACACCAGGGACGAATCGTTCGACGAGATGCGGCACGCCGAGGCGATCACCGACCGCATCCTGCTCCTCGACGGTCTGCCCAACTACCAGCGGCTGGGCTCACTTCGAATTGGCCAGAGCCTGCGCGAGCAGTTCGAAAGCGATCTGGCGATCGAGTACGAGGTGGTCGCCCGGCTCAAACCCGCCATCGTCGTGTGTCGCGAGAAGCTGGACTCCACCACGGCCAACCTCTTCGAGGAGATCGTTGCCGATGAGGAGCACCATATCGACTACCTCGAGACGCAGCTCGAGCTGATGGACAAACTCGGCGTCGAGCTCTACTCCGCGCAGTGCGTGTCGCGCCCGCCGAGCTGA
- a CDS encoding carboxymuconolactone decarboxylase family protein, with protein MSRIGNFAEDDVAGWIVKSPDIGTAMAGFSGAVYSEKNRLPMRVRELARAVIAHDNECVLCQNTRDADGPAAGVDEELYDHALEWQTWPGYSDQERVAAEFAHRFGTDHVNLKYDEDFWDRAHAQFSDELLADLTLSCAMWIGMGRMLSTLDIGQSCKLTLPSRA; from the coding sequence ATGAGCCGAATCGGAAATTTCGCCGAAGATGACGTCGCCGGTTGGATCGTCAAGTCCCCGGACATCGGAACGGCGATGGCGGGCTTCAGCGGTGCGGTCTACAGCGAGAAGAACCGCCTGCCGATGCGGGTGCGCGAGCTCGCCCGCGCTGTGATCGCCCACGACAACGAATGCGTCTTGTGCCAGAACACCCGCGACGCCGACGGACCCGCCGCCGGAGTCGATGAGGAGCTCTACGACCACGCCCTGGAATGGCAGACCTGGCCGGGTTACAGCGACCAGGAGCGCGTCGCTGCGGAGTTCGCGCACCGGTTCGGCACCGACCACGTGAACCTCAAGTACGACGAGGACTTCTGGGATCGCGCCCACGCCCAGTTCTCCGATGAGCTGCTCGCCGACCTGACGTTGTCGTGCGCGATGTGGATCGGCATGGGCCGCATGCTGTCCACTCTGGACATCGGGCAGAGCTGCAAGCTGACCCTGCCCAGCCGCGCCTAG